A genomic region of Trichothermofontia sichuanensis B231 contains the following coding sequences:
- a CDS encoding nucleotidyltransferase family protein, protein MATLQLNSRLQSRLGITPEQLAEFCHRWKIAELALFGSVLRDDFSANSDVDVLVSFTPHHSWGLEFIQMREELSTLFKRPVDLLTHKSIISSHNALRRQAILDSAEVIYAAR, encoded by the coding sequence ATGGCAACACTTCAACTAAACTCTAGACTTCAATCCCGACTGGGGATTACTCCAGAACAACTTGCCGAATTTTGTCATCGGTGGAAAATAGCTGAACTCGCTCTCTTCGGCTCAGTCTTGCGAGATGACTTTTCTGCCAACAGTGATGTGGATGTCTTAGTCAGCTTTACTCCTCATCATTCCTGGGGTTTAGAGTTTATTCAAATGCGAGAAGAGCTGTCTACCCTTTTTAAGCGACCAGTCGATTTATTAACTCATAAAAGTATTATAAGTAGCCACAATGCTCTTCGCCGTCAAGCAATTCTAGACTCAGCGGAGGTCATCTATGCTGCGAGATAA
- a CDS encoding DUF2283 domain-containing protein, translating into MKIKYDPEVDVIRITLKDAEIEESDEETPGIILDFDANRNVVGIEILQASKRIDNPQAIEYMIAQTTFSS; encoded by the coding sequence ATGAAGATCAAATATGACCCCGAAGTAGATGTGATTCGGATTACCCTCAAGGATGCAGAGATTGAAGAAAGTGATGAAGAAACCCCCGGCATTATCCTGGACTTTGACGCTAATCGAAATGTCGTTGGCATCGAAATTCTTCAGGCTTCCAAACGAATTGACAACCCACAGGCGATCGAGTACATGATTGCTCAGACTACCTTCTCTTCCTAG
- a CDS encoding Eco57I restriction-modification methylase domain-containing protein — MFGDAGKTQQEWLWLKPEVKSKRAKGKGEGKVTSTRAVRSHSYQVGQNPEPLLQKLEALIVDIQEEVSLTHVDVVQKVKQGFDVERVTKQFFQDFEGLHQRFCLEIEGIDSESDRRWYASVLLNRLMFVYFLQRRYFLDNGDASYLQNKLKACQQEGRNFYQFLQDLFFVGFAEPEYLRDPVIQQRIGKICYLNGGLFLRHPIEQKYPQIQISDRAFGEVFNLFSQYSWHLDDRPDKDPMEINPDVLGYIFEKYINQKEFGAYYTRPEITEYLCDRTINKLILDRLTPLEREGEGLLPLLETLDITQCDRLLSEILPNLTLLDPACGSGAFLVAAMKTLIQIYQRVFNRVKSLPESSASENIQKWLKEAAKHSSPEYYIKKRIITDNLYGVDIMEEATEIAKLRLFLALVSSAKRVEDLEPLPNIDFNIMAGNSLIGLIRVDAEGFDRLSTPPSQKGRGAGSEAIFQGNFLPTLAASAYQQILEDKNRTIDLYKKHAFQNNNEELPQETRLLQLRDHIDKLNRESQSKLNQLLLDEFSTKLGIRYEQAQLTGKPQKRPLTLADIDILEPFHWGYHFDTVFARGGFDAIITNPPWEVFQTDEKEFFQKYNSLIRKKKLDIKSWEKQRDQLLKDEEIAKAWLSYCSQFPHVSQYFKKADQYTNQRSEVDGRSVARKINLYSLFVEQCYNLLREGGECGIVIPSGIYTDLGTKQLREMLFSQTQITGLFCFENRKTIFEGVDSRFKFVILSFAKGGQTQAFPVRFMRHEVAELGEFPAPDDIYLDVPFIRKLSPDSLSIMEFKEPIDIAIAQKMLQFPLLGEAIEGTWNLKLRQEFNMTSDSYLFKTEPAPGRLPLYEGKMIHQFTHRFAPPRYWIDEKEGRKALLGKNVGDRGQKLDYQGYRLGFRDVARNTDERTMIATVISPKLFAGNTLITSLGLNDFQELLLTTAILNSFVVDFSLRQKVTAHCNMFYVYSTPIPRLQKGDQWFAEIVDRAAKLICTTPEFDDLAKEVGLGSHTNGITNEIERAKLRAELDGIIAHLYGLTEAEFEHILSTFPLVPDTTKQAALKAYRELS, encoded by the coding sequence GTGTTTGGGGATGCGGGTAAGACGCAGCAGGAGTGGTTGTGGCTGAAGCCGGAAGTAAAAAGTAAAAGGGCAAAGGGTAAAGGTGAGGGCAAGGTTACTTCAACGAGGGCGGTGCGATCGCATTCGTACCAGGTGGGTCAGAATCCAGAGCCGCTGTTGCAAAAGCTGGAGGCATTGATTGTTGATATCCAAGAGGAAGTGAGTTTAACCCATGTGGATGTGGTGCAGAAGGTGAAGCAGGGGTTTGATGTTGAACGGGTTACGAAGCAGTTTTTCCAGGATTTTGAAGGGTTACATCAGCGGTTTTGTTTGGAAATTGAGGGGATTGATTCGGAGAGCGATCGCCGGTGGTATGCTTCGGTTTTGCTCAACCGGTTAATGTTTGTCTATTTCCTACAGCGTCGCTATTTCCTGGATAACGGGGATGCCTCGTATTTACAAAATAAACTCAAAGCCTGTCAACAGGAAGGTCGAAACTTTTATCAGTTTCTCCAGGATCTATTCTTTGTTGGTTTTGCTGAGCCGGAATATCTGCGTGATCCAGTGATTCAGCAGCGTATAGGCAAAATTTGTTATCTCAACGGAGGCTTATTCCTCCGCCACCCGATCGAGCAAAAGTATCCGCAAATTCAGATTAGCGATCGCGCTTTTGGCGAAGTTTTTAACCTATTTTCTCAATATTCTTGGCACTTGGACGATCGCCCGGACAAAGACCCCATGGAGATCAACCCTGATGTACTGGGGTACATATTTGAGAAGTATATCAACCAAAAAGAATTTGGCGCTTACTACACTCGCCCAGAAATTACCGAATACCTGTGCGATCGCACGATCAACAAACTGATTCTGGATCGCCTTACCCCCCTTGAGAGGGAGGGGGAGGGACTCCTACCCCTTCTCGAAACCCTAGACATTACTCAGTGCGATCGCCTACTGAGCGAGATTTTACCAAACCTAACCCTGCTCGACCCCGCCTGCGGTTCGGGAGCGTTCTTGGTCGCGGCAATGAAGACATTGATTCAAATTTATCAAAGAGTTTTTAACCGGGTCAAATCATTACCAGAAAGCTCTGCGTCAGAAAACATCCAAAAATGGCTCAAAGAAGCCGCTAAACATTCCTCTCCGGAGTACTACATCAAAAAACGCATCATCACCGATAACCTGTATGGCGTAGACATCATGGAAGAAGCCACCGAAATTGCCAAATTGCGGCTATTTTTGGCATTGGTCTCCTCCGCCAAGCGGGTTGAAGATTTGGAACCTCTGCCCAATATTGATTTTAATATCATGGCGGGCAATTCGTTGATTGGCTTGATTCGAGTCGATGCCGAAGGATTTGATCGCCTGTCTACCCCCCCCTCGCAAAAAGGGAGAGGGGCTGGGAGTGAGGCGATATTTCAGGGCAATTTTCTCCCAACCCTTGCTGCTTCTGCTTATCAGCAAATCCTAGAAGACAAAAATCGAACGATTGACCTCTATAAAAAACACGCCTTCCAGAACAACAATGAGGAACTGCCTCAAGAAACGCGGTTATTACAACTGCGAGACCACATTGATAAACTCAATCGGGAATCCCAAAGCAAGTTAAATCAGTTGCTGTTGGATGAATTTAGCACGAAGTTGGGAATTAGGTACGAGCAAGCTCAACTAACGGGAAAACCCCAAAAACGACCGCTGACCCTTGCTGATATTGATATTCTGGAACCCTTTCACTGGGGCTATCACTTCGATACTGTGTTTGCCCGGGGTGGCTTTGATGCCATTATTACCAATCCCCCGTGGGAAGTTTTCCAAACCGACGAGAAAGAATTTTTCCAAAAATATAACAGCTTGATTCGCAAGAAAAAACTTGATATAAAATCTTGGGAAAAACAGCGTGATCAACTTTTAAAAGATGAAGAAATAGCTAAGGCATGGTTGAGCTACTGTAGCCAGTTTCCTCATGTTAGTCAGTATTTCAAGAAAGCAGACCAGTATACCAATCAGCGTTCAGAAGTAGATGGTAGGAGCGTCGCCAGGAAAATAAACTTATATTCCTTGTTTGTAGAACAGTGCTATAACCTTCTGAGAGAAGGCGGAGAATGTGGAATTGTTATTCCCAGCGGAATTTACACAGACTTAGGTACAAAGCAACTGCGAGAAATGCTCTTTTCCCAGACCCAAATCACGGGTTTATTCTGCTTTGAAAATCGTAAGACTATTTTTGAAGGAGTGGATAGTCGCTTTAAGTTTGTCATCCTTTCTTTTGCAAAAGGCGGGCAAACCCAAGCTTTCCCGGTGCGCTTTATGCGTCATGAGGTGGCAGAACTTGGCGAGTTTCCAGCACCTGACGATATTTACTTAGATGTACCCTTCATCCGCAAGCTCTCGCCGGACTCGCTCTCCATCATGGAGTTTAAGGAACCCATCGATATTGCCATTGCCCAAAAGATGCTGCAATTTCCCTTGTTGGGTGAAGCAATTGAGGGAACATGGAATCTGAAGCTACGTCAAGAGTTTAATATGACAAGTGACAGTTATCTATTCAAAACGGAGCCAGCACCGGGGCGCTTGCCGCTCTACGAAGGCAAGATGATTCATCAGTTTACCCATCGGTTTGCCCCACCCCGCTACTGGATTGATGAAAAAGAAGGACGCAAAGCTTTGTTGGGTAAAAATGTAGGCGATCGCGGTCAAAAGCTAGACTATCAAGGTTATCGCTTAGGCTTTAGAGATGTTGCAAGAAATACTGATGAACGAACAATGATTGCAACGGTCATATCTCCTAAATTGTTTGCAGGCAATACCTTAATAACATCTTTGGGATTAAATGATTTTCAAGAACTACTTTTAACCACAGCAATACTAAACAGTTTTGTTGTTGATTTCTCATTACGACAGAAAGTGACAGCTCATTGCAATATGTTTTATGTTTATTCAACCCCTATTCCCCGTTTGCAAAAGGGCGACCAATGGTTTGCTGAAATTGTCGATCGCGCAGCCAAGCTGATTTGCACCACGCCCGAATTTGATGATTTAGCTAAGGAAGTTGGCTTAGGCTCCCACACAAACGGCATCACCAACGAAATTGAGCGGGCAAAACTCCGTGCCGAACTTGATGGCATCATTGCCCACCTCTATGGCTTAACCGAAGCCGAGTTTGAGCATATTCTCAGCACCTTTCCCCTTGTTCCCGATACCACCAAACAAGCGGCTCTTAAGGCCTATCGTGAGTTAAGTTAA
- a CDS encoding DUF4258 domain-containing protein, protein MDFKFSSHALEEMEKRKVPISFVEAVLENPQQTLQQDEEITIYQSQMDFGTGKLYLLRVFINTTIEPAIFITVYRTSQIKKYWRNP, encoded by the coding sequence ATGGATTTTAAGTTTTCAAGTCATGCTCTGGAAGAAATGGAAAAACGGAAAGTCCCGATATCCTTTGTAGAAGCCGTCTTAGAAAATCCACAGCAAACTCTTCAACAAGACGAGGAGATCACCATTTATCAATCTCAAATGGATTTTGGCACAGGCAAGCTTTATTTACTTCGAGTCTTTATCAATACCACCATTGAGCCTGCAATCTTTATAACCGTTTATCGCACCAGCCAAATTAAAAAATATTGGAGGAACCCATGA
- a CDS encoding HepT-like ribonuclease domain-containing protein, protein MVKAVLYDLIVIGEAAINIPVDVQALAPELPWRLMSDMRNIMAHEYFQVSLRITWSTIQNNLPPLINPLQQLQTKL, encoded by the coding sequence ATCGTTAAAGCCGTACTTTATGACCTCATTGTGATTGGTGAAGCAGCGATTAATATTCCTGTTGATGTTCAAGCCCTAGCACCTGAACTTCCTTGGCGGCTCATGAGTGATATGAGAAATATTATGGCTCACGAATATTTTCAAGTCAGTCTACGAATTACTTGGTCAACAATTCAAAATAACCTACCTCCTCTGATTAATCCTTTACAACAATTACAGACAAAATTATGA
- a CDS encoding DUF2281 domain-containing protein has product MSITEAQLLEIIRQLPQPALDEVKVFLDFLTWRYQENLPQLRGAAIVAAMRGKATAEMTTDEILNLTRGNE; this is encoded by the coding sequence ATGTCAATCACTGAAGCCCAACTCTTAGAAATAATTCGGCAGCTACCCCAACCCGCTTTAGATGAAGTAAAGGTATTTTTAGATTTTCTAACCTGGCGTTATCAAGAAAATTTGCCCCAGCTACGGGGAGCAGCCATCGTTGCAGCCATGCGGGGTAAAGCCACAGCCGAAATGACAACCGATGAAATCCTAAACCTGACGCGGGGCAATGAATGA
- a CDS encoding type II toxin-antitoxin system VapC family toxin encodes MDSNVILDVLTEDRTWFEWSAGQLVDCAEQGKLLINPIIYAEVSIGFTQRAELDAALTQSFFQREPLPYDAAFLAGKAFLAYRQRGGERRSPLPDFYIGAHAMIAGHTLLTRDATRYRTYFPEITLIAPS; translated from the coding sequence GTGGATAGTAATGTCATTCTTGATGTTTTGACCGAGGATCGGACTTGGTTTGAGTGGTCTGCGGGGCAATTGGTGGACTGTGCTGAACAGGGAAAGTTGCTAATCAATCCGATTATTTATGCAGAAGTATCGATCGGCTTTACACAACGTGCAGAGCTAGACGCAGCGCTGACCCAGTCTTTTTTTCAGCGCGAACCTTTACCTTACGACGCAGCATTTCTTGCAGGAAAGGCTTTTTTAGCCTATCGGCAAAGGGGTGGGGAACGTCGCTCTCCCTTGCCAGACTTTTATATTGGTGCCCATGCAATGATTGCTGGACATACTCTGTTAACCAGAGATGCAACTCGCTACCGTACCTACTTTCCCGAAATAACATTGATTGCTCCTTCATGA
- a CDS encoding HepT-like ribonuclease domain-containing protein, translating into MLRDKQTLVDILTAIQQILKYVQDINQTQLKQDDEKQAAILYRLIIIREATKHLSDEFRERYPAIPWRQMAGLRDVVIHDYDELDFDILWNVIHINLPDILPEIQAILKSLDG; encoded by the coding sequence ATGCTGCGAGATAAACAAACATTAGTTGATATCTTAACCGCGATTCAGCAAATTTTGAAATATGTTCAAGACATCAACCAAACACAATTGAAGCAAGATGACGAAAAACAAGCCGCTATTTTATATCGACTCATTATTATTAGAGAAGCAACTAAGCATCTGTCTGATGAATTCCGTGAGCGATATCCAGCAATTCCCTGGCGGCAAATGGCGGGTTTGAGAGATGTCGTTATCCATGACTATGATGAACTGGATTTCGATATTCTCTGGAACGTAATCCATATTAACTTGCCTGATATTTTGCCAGAAATTCAAGCGATCTTAAAAAGTCTGGATGGGTGA
- a CDS encoding nucleotidyltransferase family protein gives MKKLDALKLVQSHQEELQKLGVKSLNLFGSVARDQANPQSDVDILVELDEFIGFFEFFRIKHYLEDLFQCPVDLGTVDALKEHLRQPILEEVVHVF, from the coding sequence ATGAAAAAGTTGGATGCACTCAAGCTAGTTCAATCTCACCAAGAGGAGCTACAAAAGTTAGGCGTTAAGTCGCTCAATCTTTTTGGCTCCGTTGCCCGCGATCAAGCCAACCCTCAAAGTGATGTGGATATCTTAGTGGAACTTGATGAATTTATTGGCTTCTTTGAATTTTTCCGCATTAAACATTATCTGGAAGATCTTTTTCAGTGTCCTGTTGATTTAGGGACAGTTGACGCTCTCAAAGAACATCTCAGGCAACCGATCTTGGAGGAAGTGGTTCATGTCTTCTAG